A genomic region of Mitsuaria sp. 7 contains the following coding sequences:
- a CDS encoding outer membrane protein assembly factor BamD, with translation MSGTWRAAWRCVAVTAAAAAVLGLAACSSAPKEDPNSQANLEKLYAEAKEDMLSGSYDRAIKTLERIEGRAAGTTLGQQAQLDLAWANYKSGERVQAVTVLDRFIKLNPSSPALDYALYMKGLVNFNDDLGLFGRIARQDISERDQQAARDSMQAFKQLVEQFPESKYSEDGRIRIDYITNSLAAYEVHVARYYYNRGAYLASANRGQAALMEFQNAPALEEALFLMVQSYDKLGLEQLRDDSRRVLQASFPDSSYLTTGKAKPKDRAWWQIW, from the coding sequence GTGTCCGGCACCTGGCGCGCCGCGTGGCGCTGCGTGGCGGTGACCGCCGCGGCAGCTGCCGTGCTGGGGCTGGCGGCCTGTTCGTCCGCCCCCAAGGAAGACCCGAATTCCCAGGCCAACCTGGAGAAATTGTACGCAGAGGCCAAGGAGGACATGCTCTCCGGCTCCTACGACCGGGCGATCAAGACGCTGGAACGCATCGAAGGCCGCGCCGCGGGCACGACGCTGGGCCAGCAGGCGCAGCTCGACCTGGCCTGGGCGAACTACAAGAGCGGCGAGCGCGTGCAGGCCGTGACGGTGCTGGACCGCTTCATCAAGCTCAACCCGTCCAGCCCGGCGCTGGACTACGCGCTGTACATGAAGGGCCTGGTCAACTTCAACGACGACCTCGGCCTGTTCGGCCGCATCGCCCGCCAGGACATCAGCGAGCGCGACCAGCAGGCCGCGCGCGATTCGATGCAGGCGTTCAAGCAGCTGGTGGAGCAGTTCCCGGAATCGAAGTACTCCGAGGACGGTCGCATCCGCATCGACTACATCACCAACAGCCTCGCGGCTTACGAGGTGCATGTGGCGCGCTACTACTACAACCGCGGCGCCTATCTGGCATCGGCCAACCGGGGCCAGGCCGCGCTGATGGAGTTCCAGAACGCCCCCGCGCTGGAAGAGGCGCTGTTCCTGATGGTGCAGAGCTATGACAAGCTCGGACTGGAACAGCTGCGCGATGACAGCCGCCGCGTGCTGCAGGCCAGCTTCCCGGACAGCTCGTACCTGACGACCGGCAAGGCCAAGCCGAAAGACCGCGCCTGGTGGCAGATCTGGTGA
- the rlmN gene encoding 23S rRNA (adenine(2503)-C(2))-methyltransferase RlmN — protein MMDTVNLLGFDLQGLAAYCEQLGEKRFRATQLFRWIHQKGASDFAQMSDLAKSLRDKLAGRAHITALPVISEHVSADGTIKWLFDVGQGNAVEAVYIPEDDRATLCISSQAGCAVGCRFCSTGHQGFSRNLETWEIVAQLWYAEHSLRQRLGKDERIISNVVMMGMGEPLQNYSALIPALKMMLDDHGYGLSRRRVTVSTSGVVPMIDRLRDDAPVALAVSLHAPSDPLRDQLVPLNRKYPIAELLASCNAYLDKAPRDFITFEYCMLQEVNDSPEQARELIALLKGKVPCKINLIPFNPFPASGLKRSTNERVKAFADLLIQAGIVTTVRKTRGDDIDAACGQLAGEVQDRTRVHLRMVRAPVVVQRGAASGGTSGASAVAPATATPSTPVTPTGPRP, from the coding sequence ATGATGGACACGGTCAACCTGCTCGGATTCGATCTGCAAGGCCTGGCCGCGTACTGCGAGCAGCTGGGGGAGAAGCGCTTCCGCGCGACCCAGCTGTTCCGCTGGATCCATCAGAAGGGCGCGTCGGACTTCGCCCAGATGTCCGACCTGGCCAAGTCGCTGCGCGACAAGCTGGCCGGGCGCGCCCACATCACCGCACTGCCGGTGATCTCCGAACACGTCTCGGCCGACGGCACCATCAAGTGGTTGTTCGACGTCGGCCAGGGCAACGCCGTCGAGGCGGTCTACATCCCCGAGGACGACCGGGCCACGCTGTGCATCTCCAGCCAGGCCGGCTGCGCCGTGGGCTGCCGCTTCTGTTCGACCGGCCATCAAGGCTTCAGCCGCAACCTCGAGACCTGGGAGATCGTCGCCCAGCTCTGGTACGCCGAGCACTCGCTGCGGCAACGCCTGGGCAAGGACGAACGCATCATCTCCAACGTCGTGATGATGGGCATGGGCGAGCCGCTGCAGAACTACAGCGCGTTGATCCCCGCGCTGAAGATGATGCTGGACGACCACGGCTACGGCCTGTCGCGGCGCCGCGTGACGGTGTCGACCTCGGGCGTGGTCCCGATGATCGACCGCCTGCGCGACGATGCGCCGGTGGCGCTGGCCGTGTCGCTGCACGCGCCCAGTGACCCGCTGCGCGACCAGCTGGTGCCGCTCAACCGCAAGTACCCGATCGCGGAACTGCTGGCGAGCTGCAACGCCTACCTGGACAAGGCGCCCCGCGACTTCATCACCTTCGAGTACTGCATGCTGCAGGAGGTGAACGACTCGCCGGAGCAGGCCCGCGAGCTGATCGCGCTGCTCAAGGGCAAGGTGCCCTGCAAGATCAACCTGATCCCGTTCAATCCGTTCCCCGCGTCGGGCCTGAAGCGCAGCACGAACGAGCGCGTGAAAGCCTTCGCCGACCTGCTGATCCAGGCCGGTATCGTGACGACCGTGCGCAAGACGCGCGGCGACGACATCGACGCCGCCTGCGGCCAGCTGGCCGGCGAGGTGCAGGACCGGACCCGGGTTCACCTGCGCATGGTGCGCGCGCCCGTGGTGGTACAGCGCGGCGCGGCATCGGGCGGTACGTCGGGCGCTTCAGCCGTTGCGCCCGCCACCGCCACGCCTTCGACCCCCGTCACTCCCACAGGCCCACGTCCATGA
- a CDS encoding PP2C family serine/threonine-protein phosphatase produces MSRNTPGYRLSAATGIHRGDRLYQQDQVQVIAHPRQSGCVLGIVADGMGGKSGGRKAADQVILTAQQLFERFVPGEEDESDLLRQIVSESHLMIRLTAISAEEEPHSTLAAYLLTADRRCYWIHTGDSRIYHFRGPNMVTRSLDQSYVQRLVDEGQITEDEALVHPQSNLLTACLGTVQEPTPVESFIEHLEHGDTLMCCSDGLWHYFSPAELGTVMHSLPPRDGAELLVNKARQRAKGTGDNLSLAIVRVDPLE; encoded by the coding sequence ATGAGTCGCAACACCCCAGGCTATCGCCTCAGCGCCGCCACCGGCATCCATCGGGGCGATCGCCTGTACCAGCAGGATCAGGTCCAGGTCATCGCCCATCCCCGACAGAGCGGCTGTGTGCTCGGCATCGTCGCCGACGGCATGGGCGGCAAGAGCGGAGGCCGCAAGGCCGCCGACCAGGTCATCCTCACCGCCCAGCAGCTGTTCGAACGCTTCGTCCCCGGCGAGGAGGACGAATCCGACCTGCTGCGACAGATCGTCTCGGAATCCCACCTGATGATCCGCCTGACGGCGATCTCGGCCGAGGAAGAGCCGCACAGCACGCTGGCGGCCTACCTGCTGACGGCCGATAGGCGCTGCTACTGGATCCACACCGGCGACTCGCGGATCTACCACTTCCGCGGCCCCAACATGGTGACGCGCTCGCTGGACCAGTCCTACGTGCAGCGCCTGGTCGACGAAGGCCAGATCACGGAAGACGAAGCGCTGGTCCATCCGCAGTCGAACCTGCTGACGGCCTGCCTGGGCACGGTGCAGGAGCCGACGCCGGTCGAGTCCTTCATCGAGCACCTGGAGCACGGCGACACGCTGATGTGCTGCAGCGACGGCCTGTGGCACTACTTCTCCCCGGCCGAGCTCGGCACGGTGATGCACAGCCTGCCGCCGCGCGACGGCGCCGAGCTGCTGGTCAACAAGGCGCGCCAGCGCGCCAAGGGCACGGGCGACAACCTGTCGCTGGCGATCGTGCGGGTGGACCCGCTCGAGTAA
- a CDS encoding YdcH family protein — protein MDEQLHSPARRLIELRIAHAELDGRIDALMGVLRADTVVDFGPVAPIASIAALTDDPTIGAGLAVPPVDELTLRRLKKQRLALRDEIARLERASDPDEPA, from the coding sequence ATGGATGAACAACTTCACTCTCCAGCGCGCCGTCTGATTGAACTTCGCATCGCCCATGCGGAGTTGGACGGCCGCATCGACGCCTTGATGGGCGTCCTGCGTGCCGACACGGTCGTGGACTTCGGCCCGGTCGCGCCCATCGCGTCCATTGCAGCCCTCACGGATGATCCGACGATCGGGGCAGGACTCGCCGTGCCGCCCGTCGACGAACTGACGCTGCGCCGCCTCAAGAAGCAACGCCTGGCACTGCGCGACGAGATCGCGCGCCTCGAACGCGCCAGTGACCCCGATGAGCCCGCCTGA
- the ndk gene encoding nucleoside-diphosphate kinase — MAIERTLSIIKPDAVAKNVIGQIYSRFEGAGLKVIASKQKQLSRAEAEAFYAVHKARPFFNDLVTFMISGPVQIQVLEGEGAILKNRDLMGATDPKKAEKGTIRADFADSIDANAVHGSDAAETAAVEVAFFFSGLEINAR; from the coding sequence ATGGCCATCGAACGCACCCTCTCCATCATCAAGCCCGATGCCGTGGCCAAGAACGTCATCGGCCAGATCTACAGCCGCTTCGAAGGCGCCGGCCTGAAGGTCATCGCCTCCAAGCAGAAGCAGCTGTCGCGCGCCGAAGCCGAAGCGTTCTACGCCGTGCACAAGGCCCGCCCGTTCTTCAACGACCTGGTGACCTTCATGATCTCCGGCCCGGTGCAGATCCAGGTGCTGGAAGGCGAAGGCGCCATCCTGAAGAACCGTGACCTGATGGGCGCGACCGATCCGAAGAAGGCCGAGAAGGGCACCATCCGCGCCGACTTCGCCGACAGCATCGACGCGAACGCCGTGCACGGTTCGGACGCCGCCGAGACGGCCGCCGTGGAAGTGGCCTTCTTCTTCTCCGGCCTGGAAATCAACGCCCGCTGA
- a CDS encoding ATP-dependent DNA helicase: protein MSPPDRHDPAIDDSTDDATGDSTDDLMADAPWGAGEVSPALAASRARAAAEELRPGELEQSVIAAFDTGGPLSRHGPGYAPREPQQRMALAVAQAIAGRDTLVVEAGTGVGKTFAYLVPALLSGGRTLISTATKSLQDQLFMRDLPRLLDTFALPLRAALLKGRGSYLCLHRLQQARHSAELPDRRAVAQLARIERWAMTTHTGDFAEIDGMDERSPVIPIVSSTRDNCLGTDCPSYRDCHVVKARREAMEADLVVVNHHLFFADLVLRDSGVAELLPSVEVAIFDEAHQLPEAGLNFLGRLLGSAQLFDFGRDMLAQGLAHARGLQEWQAISGGVERAARALRLACAGGRELRGVLKLRWSECSGRSDFEEALVQVTQAIELSVDALGTVMEVGPDLVRLHERAVELYKTAQLFARAPDPGAVRWVDVGTHQVRLMESPLDIREAMQEALASTPKAWVFTSATLGEDDALTWFTEPAGLGQARTLRVGSPFDYASHARLYVPKHFPKPSEPDHGESVGWLGARLAAQLGGRTFILTTTLRQLQTVADVLRQRFEEGGHRIEVLVQGTMPKRQLLQQFVDQPASVLVGSASFWEGIDVPGDSLQCVLIDKLPFPPPNDPLVEARVARLESEGRNPFMEYFVAEAAIALKQGAGRLIRTETDRGLLVVCDPRLAGSHYGKRLRGALPPMTQVPDETTAQAWLAELKASHDG, encoded by the coding sequence ATGAGCCCGCCTGACCGTCACGATCCCGCCATCGACGACTCGACCGACGACGCCACCGGGGATTCGACCGACGATCTGATGGCTGACGCCCCGTGGGGCGCAGGCGAGGTGTCGCCAGCGCTGGCGGCCTCGCGCGCCCGCGCGGCGGCCGAGGAACTGCGTCCGGGCGAGCTGGAGCAGTCGGTGATCGCCGCGTTCGACACGGGCGGCCCGCTGTCACGACATGGCCCCGGTTATGCCCCTCGCGAGCCGCAGCAGCGCATGGCGCTGGCCGTCGCGCAGGCGATCGCCGGGCGCGACACGCTGGTCGTCGAGGCCGGCACCGGTGTCGGCAAGACCTTCGCGTATCTGGTGCCGGCGCTGCTCAGCGGCGGTCGCACGTTGATCAGCACCGCGACGAAAAGCCTGCAGGATCAGCTCTTCATGCGCGACCTGCCGCGGCTGCTGGACACCTTCGCGCTGCCGCTGCGCGCGGCGTTGCTGAAGGGGCGAGGGAGTTACCTCTGCTTGCACCGGCTTCAGCAGGCGCGCCACAGCGCGGAACTGCCGGACCGGCGTGCCGTGGCGCAGCTCGCGCGCATCGAACGCTGGGCGATGACGACCCACACCGGCGACTTCGCCGAGATCGACGGCATGGACGAGCGCTCGCCGGTGATCCCGATCGTCAGCTCGACGCGCGACAACTGCCTCGGTACCGACTGCCCGTCCTACCGCGACTGTCACGTCGTGAAGGCGCGGCGCGAGGCGATGGAAGCGGACCTCGTCGTCGTGAACCACCATCTGTTCTTCGCCGACCTCGTGCTGCGTGACAGCGGCGTCGCGGAACTGCTGCCCAGCGTCGAGGTCGCGATCTTCGACGAGGCCCATCAACTGCCCGAGGCCGGTCTCAATTTCCTTGGCCGTCTGCTGGGCAGCGCACAACTGTTCGACTTCGGACGCGACATGCTTGCGCAAGGACTGGCGCATGCGCGCGGGCTGCAGGAGTGGCAGGCGATCTCGGGTGGCGTCGAGCGCGCGGCACGTGCCCTGCGGCTGGCCTGCGCCGGTGGACGCGAGCTGCGTGGCGTGCTCAAGCTGCGTTGGAGCGAATGTTCAGGCCGTTCCGATTTCGAAGAGGCGCTGGTGCAGGTGACCCAGGCGATCGAGCTCAGCGTGGATGCGCTGGGAACGGTGATGGAAGTCGGGCCGGACCTCGTGCGCCTGCACGAGCGCGCGGTCGAGCTCTACAAGACGGCGCAGCTGTTCGCGCGGGCGCCGGACCCGGGCGCGGTGCGGTGGGTCGATGTCGGCACGCATCAGGTCCGTTTGATGGAGTCGCCGCTGGACATCCGCGAAGCGATGCAGGAGGCGCTCGCGAGCACGCCCAAGGCCTGGGTGTTCACGTCGGCGACGCTGGGCGAGGACGATGCGCTCACCTGGTTCACCGAGCCCGCCGGACTCGGTCAGGCGCGCACCTTGCGCGTGGGCAGCCCGTTCGACTACGCGTCGCACGCGCGGCTCTACGTGCCCAAGCATTTCCCCAAGCCCTCGGAGCCCGATCACGGCGAATCGGTGGGCTGGCTCGGCGCGCGTCTGGCGGCGCAGCTTGGCGGACGCACCTTCATCCTGACGACGACGCTGCGTCAGCTGCAGACGGTGGCGGACGTGCTGCGCCAGCGATTCGAGGAAGGGGGTCATCGCATCGAGGTGCTGGTGCAGGGCACGATGCCGAAGCGGCAACTGCTGCAGCAGTTCGTCGATCAGCCGGCCTCGGTCCTGGTCGGCTCGGCGAGCTTCTGGGAGGGCATCGACGTGCCCGGTGACTCGCTGCAATGCGTGCTCATCGACAAGCTGCCGTTCCCGCCGCCGAACGATCCGCTGGTCGAGGCGCGCGTCGCGCGGCTGGAGTCCGAGGGCCGCAATCCCTTCATGGAGTACTTCGTCGCCGAGGCCGCGATCGCGCTGAAGCAGGGCGCCGGGCGACTGATCCGCACCGAGACCGACCGCGGCCTGCTGGTCGTCTGCGATCCGCGCCTGGCGGGCTCGCACTACGGCAAGCGGCTGCGCGGGGCGCTTCCGCCGATGACGCAGGTGCCGGACGAAACGACGGCGCAGGCGTGGCTTGCCGAGCTGAAGGCGTCCCACGACGGATGA
- a CDS encoding RluA family pseudouridine synthase, whose amino-acid sequence MVQVGHDPAAQDGLYPSGKPGEKPGGTPGDASGPAALPEGIDDAQDVGADVPERRSAEAGRDELALRLDKWLVQMAPEFSRSHLQGLIERGCVTLDGQRVTHASRKPRLGQTLEVELVPTEEALAFRAEPLPLDIVFEDDHLLAVNKPAGLVVHPAAGNWSGTLMNGLLAHHAKAATLPRAGIVHRLDKDTSGLMVVGKTLQAVTALVRMIAAREVHREYLALVHGRTPDEWIVEAPIGRDPQSRTRMAVVGGGKPARTDFFKLGEGEWQDTRGLSRTVSSLHCVLHSGRTHQIRVHAAHRGHALVSDALYGGAGALGVPRQALHAARLGFAHPVTGEALRFEAPLPDDLASGWRVAGLPDPVF is encoded by the coding sequence ATGGTTCAGGTCGGTCACGACCCGGCGGCGCAGGACGGGCTTTACCCGAGTGGGAAACCCGGTGAAAAACCGGGTGGGACACCAGGTGACGCATCGGGACCCGCCGCGCTCCCCGAGGGCATCGACGACGCCCAGGACGTCGGTGCCGACGTCCCCGAACGCCGCAGCGCGGAGGCCGGTCGCGACGAACTCGCGCTGCGCCTGGACAAATGGCTGGTGCAGATGGCGCCGGAGTTCTCGCGCAGCCACCTGCAGGGCCTGATCGAGCGCGGATGCGTCACGCTGGACGGGCAGCGCGTCACCCACGCCTCGCGCAAGCCCCGGCTGGGGCAGACGCTGGAGGTGGAGCTCGTCCCGACCGAGGAGGCCCTGGCCTTCCGCGCGGAGCCGCTGCCGCTCGACATCGTCTTCGAGGACGACCATCTGCTCGCGGTGAACAAGCCGGCCGGGCTGGTCGTCCATCCGGCGGCGGGCAACTGGTCCGGCACGCTGATGAACGGACTGCTGGCGCATCACGCCAAGGCGGCGACGCTGCCGCGCGCGGGCATCGTGCACCGGCTGGACAAGGACACCTCGGGACTGATGGTCGTGGGCAAGACGCTGCAGGCGGTCACCGCGCTGGTGCGGATGATCGCGGCGCGCGAGGTCCATCGCGAGTACCTCGCGCTGGTCCATGGCCGCACGCCCGACGAATGGATCGTCGAGGCACCGATCGGCCGCGATCCGCAGTCGCGCACGCGGATGGCCGTGGTCGGCGGCGGCAAACCCGCGCGCACCGACTTCTTCAAGCTGGGCGAGGGCGAGTGGCAGGACACGCGCGGCCTGAGCCGGACGGTGTCGTCGCTGCACTGCGTGCTGCATTCGGGCCGCACGCACCAGATCCGCGTGCATGCCGCGCATCGCGGACATGCGCTGGTGTCGGACGCGCTCTACGGCGGGGCCGGGGCGCTGGGCGTGCCGCGTCAGGCGCTGCATGCCGCGCGGCTCGGCTTCGCGCATCCGGTCACCGGCGAGGCGCTGCGCTTCGAGGCCCCGCTGCCGGACGATCTGGCGTCGGGGTGGCGCGTCGCGGGTTTGCCCGATCCGGTGTTCTGA
- a CDS encoding pseudouridine synthase, protein MNSNDIDDSKPETLTTDPADAPAKPKRTRKAAAPAEASDPGVAPVAEETPKPRARRKTAAAAEVSAEAEAQAPAAEEAQAPKPKRRTTKKSAEADAASEQAEPAVSHVPVATVEVSPAPVSPVAEAVGELVSHESREPRESREAGPVLGEGADGDAGSDGEGRGRNRRRRGRDRDREPREGQPAQAQGEASDTNGGAEFAPSQADTAQLQAEAQARFDALVSGAFDADVEDDGAESAEIAEVQASSDDDGSEATDQPAKRVLAPDADAPKLQKVLAQAGVGSRRDIEDMIARGQITVNDEVAHVGQRISYGDRVAVAGKPIKVRIAPVAPRILAYHKPVGEVVTFNDPEGRPTVFRNLPRLPQGKWQSVGRLDLNTEGLLLFTNSGELANLLMHPRFGVEREYAVRVLGSLSKEQKEKLLAGVDVDGQQASFKSIEDGGGEGVNRWYRVVITEGRNREVRKLFETVGLAVSRLIRIRYGTVVLPRGLRRGVYIELGDADVRVIRQLAGSEPRAPRHNERNDRGDKRRRGNSDGPRPSRPEPRNEQRSDHRGDRHEPRGARNDQRGDQRNDQRGDQRGDRNDQRGDRQDRPQRNDRNDQRAQPNQPQRPQQQQQERERDRRPRDEDDDDFIPKHINPLEQTFDRRFATGSKRIPQGFGRGGSDPGHNPNQGNKRGPGGEQQPDPMKTSMGYIGADAFINRSNNRGGGRRGGGGGGGGGGGGGRGRR, encoded by the coding sequence ATGAATTCCAACGATATCGACGATTCCAAGCCCGAGACGCTGACGACCGACCCGGCCGACGCGCCCGCGAAACCCAAGCGCACCCGCAAGGCCGCGGCCCCGGCGGAGGCGAGCGACCCGGGCGTCGCGCCCGTGGCCGAGGAGACGCCCAAGCCTCGAGCGCGCCGCAAGACGGCCGCCGCGGCGGAAGTGTCTGCCGAGGCTGAGGCGCAGGCACCTGCGGCCGAGGAGGCGCAGGCGCCCAAGCCCAAGCGCCGCACGACGAAGAAGTCCGCCGAGGCGGACGCCGCGTCGGAGCAGGCTGAACCCGCCGTGAGCCACGTGCCGGTCGCGACCGTCGAGGTCTCGCCCGCGCCGGTGTCGCCGGTGGCTGAAGCGGTCGGCGAGCTGGTGTCGCACGAGTCCCGTGAACCCCGTGAATCGCGGGAAGCGGGTCCGGTGCTGGGCGAGGGCGCCGACGGTGATGCCGGCAGCGACGGTGAAGGCCGTGGCCGCAATCGCCGCCGCCGCGGACGTGACCGTGATCGCGAGCCGCGTGAAGGTCAGCCGGCCCAGGCGCAGGGCGAGGCGTCGGACACGAACGGCGGCGCCGAGTTCGCGCCGTCGCAGGCCGACACGGCCCAGCTCCAGGCCGAGGCGCAGGCGCGCTTCGACGCGCTGGTGTCGGGTGCCTTCGATGCCGACGTCGAGGACGACGGTGCCGAGTCCGCGGAGATCGCCGAGGTCCAGGCCTCGTCCGACGACGACGGATCCGAGGCGACGGACCAGCCCGCCAAGCGCGTGCTTGCCCCCGATGCCGATGCGCCCAAGCTGCAGAAGGTGCTGGCGCAGGCCGGCGTCGGCTCGCGCCGCGACATCGAGGACATGATCGCCAGGGGCCAGATCACGGTGAACGACGAAGTCGCCCACGTCGGTCAGCGCATCTCCTACGGCGATCGCGTCGCCGTCGCAGGCAAGCCGATCAAGGTCCGCATCGCGCCGGTCGCGCCGCGGATCCTGGCGTACCACAAGCCCGTCGGCGAGGTCGTGACCTTCAACGATCCCGAAGGCCGCCCTACCGTCTTCCGCAACCTGCCGCGTCTGCCGCAGGGCAAGTGGCAGTCGGTCGGCCGACTCGACCTGAACACCGAAGGCCTGCTGCTGTTCACCAACTCCGGTGAGCTCGCCAATCTGCTGATGCACCCGCGCTTCGGCGTGGAGCGCGAGTACGCCGTGCGCGTGCTGGGCTCGCTGAGCAAGGAGCAGAAGGAGAAGCTGCTGGCCGGCGTCGACGTCGACGGTCAGCAGGCCAGCTTCAAGAGCATCGAGGACGGCGGCGGCGAAGGCGTGAACCGCTGGTATCGCGTCGTCATCACCGAAGGCCGCAACCGCGAAGTCCGCAAGCTGTTCGAGACCGTGGGCCTGGCCGTCAGCCGCCTGATCCGCATCCGCTACGGCACCGTCGTGCTGCCGCGCGGCCTGCGTCGTGGCGTCTACATCGAGCTCGGCGACGCCGACGTGCGCGTCATCCGCCAACTGGCCGGCAGCGAGCCGCGGGCGCCTCGTCACAACGAGCGCAACGATCGTGGCGACAAGCGTCGCCGCGGCAACAGCGATGGTCCGCGTCCGAGCCGTCCGGAACCGCGCAACGAGCAGCGCAGCGACCACCGCGGTGATCGCCATGAGCCGCGCGGTGCACGCAATGACCAGCGGGGTGATCAGCGCAATGATCAACGTGGCGACCAGCGCGGCGATCGCAACGATCAGCGCGGCGACCGCCAGGATCGTCCGCAGCGCAATGACCGCAACGATCAGCGCGCCCAGCCGAACCAGCCGCAGCGTCCGCAGCAGCAACAGCAGGAGCGCGAACGCGATCGCCGCCCCCGCGACGAGGATGATGACGACTTCATCCCGAAGCACATCAACCCGCTGGAGCAGACCTTCGACCGTCGCTTCGCGACCGGCAGCAAGCGCATCCCGCAGGGATTCGGCAGGGGCGGCAGCGACCCCGGCCACAACCCGAACCAGGGCAACAAGCGCGGTCCGGGTGGCGAACAGCAGCCGGATCCGATGAAGACCTCCATGGGCTACATCGGCGCCGACGCCTTCATCAACCGCAGCAACAACCGGGGCGGTGGTCGCCGCGGGGGCGGCGGCGGAGGTGGTGGCGGGGGCGGTGGTGGCCGCGGTCGCCGCTGA
- the zapE gene encoding cell division protein ZapE, which translates to MTTVTELYHQTLAERGYTADAAQLRAVASLQRCQDEWADYKARRSNAVTKFLVRPPLPRGVYMFGGVGRGKSFLMDCFFQAVPLTRKTRLHFHEFMREVHRELQELKGIQDPLDELGKRIARRFRLICFDEFHVADVTDAMILYRLLDALFKNRVSIVTTSNFHPDGLYPNGLHRDRILPAIELLKQNLEVINVDNGTDYRQRSLEHVDLYHTPLNAQTEEALTAAFESLAEARDEDPILHIEHREIRSRRRAGGVVWFDFSELCGGPRSQNDYLELATQFHTIILSNVPAMPPRLASEARRFTLLVDVLYDRRVKLIISAAVPAEQLYTEGPLAHEFPRTVSRLQEMQSKEYLELERRDVDTRLT; encoded by the coding sequence ATGACCACCGTCACCGAGCTTTACCACCAGACCCTCGCCGAACGCGGCTACACCGCCGACGCGGCCCAGCTGCGCGCGGTCGCCTCGCTGCAGCGCTGCCAGGACGAATGGGCCGACTACAAAGCGCGGCGCTCCAACGCGGTGACCAAGTTCCTGGTGCGGCCGCCGCTGCCGCGCGGCGTCTACATGTTCGGCGGCGTGGGCCGCGGCAAGAGCTTCCTGATGGACTGCTTCTTCCAGGCCGTGCCGCTGACGCGCAAGACCCGGCTCCATTTCCACGAGTTCATGCGCGAGGTCCACCGCGAGCTGCAGGAACTCAAGGGCATCCAGGATCCGCTGGACGAACTCGGCAAGCGCATCGCGCGACGCTTCCGGCTGATCTGCTTCGACGAGTTCCACGTCGCCGACGTCACCGACGCGATGATCCTGTACCGGCTGCTCGACGCGCTGTTCAAGAACCGCGTGTCGATCGTGACGACGTCCAACTTCCATCCCGACGGGCTCTACCCGAACGGACTGCACCGCGACCGCATCCTGCCCGCGATCGAACTGCTGAAGCAGAACCTGGAAGTCATCAACGTCGACAACGGCACCGACTACCGGCAGCGCTCGCTGGAGCATGTCGATCTCTATCACACGCCGCTGAACGCGCAGACCGAAGAGGCGCTGACCGCCGCGTTCGAGTCGCTCGCCGAAGCGCGCGACGAAGACCCGATCCTGCACATCGAGCATCGCGAGATCCGCTCACGCCGCCGCGCCGGCGGCGTGGTGTGGTTCGACTTCTCGGAGCTGTGCGGCGGGCCGCGCTCGCAGAACGATTACCTCGAACTGGCGACGCAGTTCCACACCATCATCCTGTCCAACGTGCCGGCGATGCCGCCGCGCCTGGCCAGCGAGGCGCGCCGCTTCACGCTGCTCGTGGACGTGCTCTACGACCGGCGCGTGAAGCTGATCATCTCCGCGGCCGTGCCGGCGGAGCAGCTGTACACCGAGGGCCCGCTGGCGCACGAGTTCCCACGCACCGTGTCGCGGCTGCAGGAGATGCAGTCCAAGGAGTATCTGGAGCTGGAGCGCCGGGACGTCGACACGCGACTGACCTGA